The following coding sequences lie in one Megalodesulfovibrio gigas DSM 1382 = ATCC 19364 genomic window:
- a CDS encoding UDP-N-acetylmuramoyl-L-alanyl-D-glutamate--2,6-diaminopimelate ligase, which translates to MNRAAISSISHDDVLTLLRQGAGLASHSGKVQAGDVFVALPSLRGSVDGAAFAAQVAAAGAVCLVAAQDARLPDDLPIPVLRTADPRAMLGELAGVRFGTQRLGFPLIGITGTNGKTSICAMLEHLFQAAGKAVGVLGTVSYRWPGVDRAASLTTPGCLELHGMLREMQDAGVEIAFMEVASHALDQQRVAGLAFDGAALTNITQDHLDYHADMEDYARTKFRLFLHTPRQDKPVALNADDAYGARLLTRLPQSVGFGLHPLVELPEDRLLQGRILEHSISGLTLECAFRGQRWILRSPMVGAHNASNLLAAMAMALQCGLSVDDLQALESFAGVCGRLERVPNARGRHVFVDYAHTPDALENVLKALDMLRRGRLLVVFGCGGNRDRGKRPLMGRAVCRYADVAVLTSDNPRREDPDAIMDDVMPGLAHCKRILRLADRREAIAAALESMDEADICIIAGKGHEDYQIIGDTKFPFSDQQVVRDVLGSVPPCA; encoded by the coding sequence GTGAACCGTGCCGCTATCTCTTCCATTTCGCATGACGACGTGCTGACGTTGCTGCGGCAGGGTGCCGGGCTGGCGTCGCACTCGGGCAAGGTGCAGGCCGGAGACGTTTTCGTGGCCCTGCCGTCCCTGCGCGGCAGCGTTGACGGCGCAGCCTTTGCCGCCCAGGTGGCTGCGGCCGGGGCTGTGTGTCTGGTGGCGGCGCAAGACGCCAGACTGCCGGATGATCTGCCCATTCCTGTCCTGCGGACGGCCGATCCCCGCGCCATGCTGGGCGAGCTGGCCGGCGTGCGCTTCGGTACGCAACGTCTGGGATTCCCCCTCATCGGCATCACCGGCACCAACGGCAAGACCTCCATCTGCGCCATGCTGGAGCACCTGTTCCAGGCTGCCGGCAAGGCCGTGGGGGTGCTGGGCACGGTCTCGTACCGCTGGCCGGGCGTGGATCGCGCCGCCTCCCTGACCACGCCGGGCTGTCTGGAACTGCACGGCATGCTGCGGGAGATGCAGGACGCCGGCGTGGAGATCGCCTTCATGGAGGTCGCCTCCCATGCCCTGGACCAGCAGCGCGTGGCCGGCCTGGCCTTCGATGGCGCGGCGCTGACCAACATTACCCAGGATCATCTGGATTATCATGCAGACATGGAAGACTATGCCCGGACCAAGTTCCGGCTCTTCCTCCATACCCCCCGCCAGGACAAGCCCGTGGCCCTGAATGCCGACGACGCCTACGGCGCCCGCCTGCTGACCCGGCTGCCGCAGAGCGTGGGCTTCGGCCTGCATCCGCTGGTGGAGTTGCCGGAGGATCGGCTGCTCCAGGGCCGCATACTGGAGCACAGCATCAGCGGGCTGACTCTGGAATGCGCTTTCCGCGGCCAGCGCTGGATTCTGCGCAGCCCCATGGTGGGCGCACACAACGCCTCCAACCTGCTGGCGGCCATGGCCATGGCGCTGCAATGCGGCCTGTCCGTGGACGACCTCCAGGCCCTGGAATCCTTCGCCGGCGTGTGCGGCCGGCTGGAGCGGGTGCCCAACGCCCGGGGACGCCATGTGTTCGTGGATTACGCCCACACCCCCGACGCCCTGGAAAACGTGCTCAAGGCCCTGGACATGCTGCGCCGCGGCCGGCTGCTGGTGGTTTTTGGCTGCGGCGGCAACCGCGACCGCGGCAAGCGTCCTCTCATGGGCCGGGCCGTGTGCCGCTATGCCGATGTGGCCGTGCTCACGTCGGACAATCCCCGCAGGGAAGACCCTGACGCCATCATGGACGATGTGATGCCCGGACTGGCACACTGCAAGCGCATTCTTCGCCTGGCCGACCGCCGTGAGGCCATCGCTGCGGCGCTGGAGAGCATGGACGAGGCAGATATCTGCATCATCGCCGGCAAAGGCCACGAGGATTATCAGATCATCGGGGACACCAAATTTCCGTTCAGCGATCAGCAGGTGGTCCGCGACGTGCTGGGGAGTGTGCCGCCATGCGCATGA
- a CDS encoding division/cell wall cluster transcriptional repressor MraZ: MQSQLLFRGRLKRSLDPKHRLMLPSAFREVLASRPGRGGDGNTFMLTCYDGCLAGFPMADWQVFEASLASVQNASRKLRDFRRLIIGSAEELTLDAQGRVRLSDAHMVYAGIHKDVELVGQLEKFEIWSPELLARTLEQDFSDVAAELVDRGVDLPL; this comes from the coding sequence ATGCAGTCCCAGCTCCTGTTCCGCGGGCGTTTGAAGCGCAGTCTCGATCCCAAGCATCGGCTTATGCTGCCGAGCGCGTTTCGAGAGGTGCTGGCCTCGCGGCCCGGACGGGGCGGCGACGGCAATACGTTCATGCTCACATGCTACGACGGGTGTCTGGCCGGATTTCCCATGGCTGACTGGCAGGTGTTTGAGGCCTCCCTGGCCTCCGTGCAGAACGCCTCCCGGAAGCTGCGGGATTTTCGCCGGTTGATCATTGGCAGCGCCGAAGAACTGACACTGGATGCGCAGGGCAGGGTGCGGCTTTCTGATGCGCACATGGTCTATGCCGGGATTCACAAGGACGTGGAGCTGGTGGGGCAGTTGGAAAAGTTTGAAATCTGGAGTCCGGAACTGTTGGCGCGGACACTGGAACAGGATTTCAGCGATGTGGCCGCCGAATTGGTGGACCGCGGGGTAGATTTGCCACTGTAG
- a CDS encoding HD-GYP domain-containing protein yields MAAVKSPIPDNVTEEYYQISQEILVSFPKYRPPLDFFRFRESIATLEPFSRKGQRLSNQQVEELAALCEQGVLFVARSDHPIYSTHICKQLDLVLVDANLREAEIADIFIKAFNMRLEAFFDQPVQMVFDALYRDIMVLTEYLAQDVHRIRALMRRLQTKHSLVTHSVNCGVAGLWLLLMWRKGDVKRRELDRSAMAAFLHDMGMCKIPSFITTKALPLTQEERGKINTHPGAGLKLAEKLGLAYDEMKQAIVEHHERLDGSGYPRRISEGDISNFGKLMAVADSFCAMITDRPYATAMPPKDAAKALLDDGDRYDSRFARLLHTAFVSSEL; encoded by the coding sequence ATGGCTGCAGTGAAAAGCCCCATTCCGGACAACGTCACTGAAGAGTACTACCAGATCAGCCAAGAGATATTGGTCAGCTTTCCAAAGTACAGGCCGCCCCTCGACTTTTTCAGATTCCGAGAGAGCATTGCCACCCTGGAGCCCTTCTCCCGCAAGGGGCAGCGCTTGAGCAACCAGCAGGTGGAAGAGTTGGCGGCACTGTGCGAGCAAGGCGTGCTGTTTGTGGCCCGGTCCGACCACCCCATCTACTCCACGCACATCTGCAAGCAGCTTGATCTGGTTCTGGTGGACGCCAACCTGCGCGAGGCCGAGATTGCAGACATCTTCATCAAGGCCTTCAACATGCGGCTGGAGGCGTTTTTCGACCAGCCCGTGCAAATGGTGTTCGACGCGTTGTATCGCGATATCATGGTGCTCACGGAGTATCTTGCCCAGGACGTGCACCGCATCCGCGCCCTCATGCGCCGGCTGCAGACCAAGCACTCCCTGGTGACGCATTCCGTGAACTGCGGGGTGGCGGGGTTGTGGCTGCTCCTCATGTGGCGCAAGGGCGACGTCAAGCGCCGCGAGCTCGATCGCAGCGCCATGGCCGCCTTCCTGCACGACATGGGCATGTGCAAGATTCCGTCCTTCATCACCACCAAAGCCCTGCCCCTCACCCAGGAAGAACGCGGCAAAATAAACACCCACCCCGGGGCGGGCCTCAAGCTCGCGGAAAAGCTGGGACTGGCCTACGATGAAATGAAACAGGCCATTGTTGAGCACCACGAACGGCTGGACGGCTCCGGCTATCCCCGGCGGATTTCCGAGGGCGACATCAGCAACTTCGGCAAGCTCATGGCGGTGGCGGACAGTTTTTGCGCCATGATCACCGACAGGCCCTACGCCACAGCCATGCCACCCAAGGATGCTGCCAAGGCCCTGTTGGATGATGGCGACCGCTACGACTCACGATTTGCCAGGCTGCTGCACACGGCCTTCGTGTCCAGCGAATTGTAA
- a CDS encoding penicillin-binding transpeptidase domain-containing protein, translating into MAAFWRAVGALVSVKPVKPAGSGPAGSAGRGAPPRPPGAAGHASRQDKERKSRALLSARLKLTIVACVFGVLWALLWVRAGQLQIMQGPKLAAMARRQHLASLKVAGPRGQIFDRHGLVLAKSVEFASIYCRPAEVGNPTQAATTLAKALRISRQEAYAKLSSKEPFVWVRRQVDDRLAAAVREANLPGVYLTPEYGRQYPSTILAGQLLGFVGLDDKGLSGVEQSFDEVLRGKLATVSWQRDAAGRSMSMGNDGADQLLESKGGDVRLTLDATVQMHAQEALAKAVAESKARWGGAIVIDVPTAEVLAWAEYPFFNPNAFRDAPSKLWRSGMAIDAMEMGSSIKPLVMAVALQERLVARQDRLFCEHGNWRVGRNSIRDTHPYGELSMSEIIRYSSNICTAKLGLQVGKQKLRDYFARLGFGQKVGLGLPGEAAGILRPAGAWKEIDTVTASFGQGFSVTIPQLAKAYLCLAYDGVLRPLKLIKEPALQEDSPGVRVFDPSVTWDVLSMMQEVVEQNGTGRKAKIDGVTVAGKTGTAQKARPTGGYGGEYEAVFVGLLPVENPKYLIAVVVDEPQTSHYGGVVSAPAFREIAIKTMASMGTLPEASSLLAAGSEEEPPLEMLAEGLIPMAPASGPSVRLPVTRASMEIPPPAPEPRLPREREPIAVAEGQVPDFRGASLRTAMEWFARYGVLPEIKGQGLVVSRQQPPPGSPWDVKDKNARAKCVLWLGKHGGAS; encoded by the coding sequence ATGGCAGCCTTTTGGCGAGCCGTCGGGGCGCTCGTGTCCGTCAAACCCGTCAAACCCGCTGGTTCCGGTCCTGCTGGTTCCGCCGGTCGGGGCGCGCCGCCGCGGCCTCCGGGAGCGGCCGGGCATGCCTCCCGGCAAGACAAGGAACGCAAGTCCCGCGCCCTGCTTTCCGCCCGGCTCAAGCTCACCATCGTGGCGTGCGTGTTCGGCGTGCTGTGGGCGCTGCTGTGGGTGCGCGCCGGGCAACTGCAGATCATGCAGGGCCCCAAGCTGGCGGCCATGGCGCGGCGGCAGCATCTGGCATCCCTGAAGGTGGCCGGTCCGCGGGGCCAGATTTTCGATCGTCATGGCTTGGTGCTCGCCAAAAGCGTGGAGTTCGCCTCCATCTATTGCCGTCCCGCCGAAGTGGGAAACCCGACGCAGGCAGCCACGACGCTGGCCAAGGCCCTGCGCATTTCCCGGCAGGAGGCCTATGCCAAGCTCAGCAGCAAGGAGCCGTTCGTCTGGGTGCGCCGTCAGGTGGACGACCGCCTGGCCGCAGCCGTGCGCGAGGCGAATCTCCCCGGCGTGTACCTGACACCCGAATACGGCCGCCAGTACCCCAGCACCATCCTCGCCGGCCAGCTCCTGGGCTTTGTGGGGCTGGACGACAAGGGCCTCTCCGGTGTGGAGCAGAGCTTCGACGAGGTGCTGCGCGGCAAGCTGGCCACGGTGAGCTGGCAGCGCGACGCTGCGGGCAGGTCCATGTCCATGGGCAACGACGGCGCCGATCAGTTGCTGGAAAGCAAAGGCGGCGACGTGCGCCTGACCCTGGACGCCACCGTGCAGATGCACGCCCAGGAAGCCCTGGCCAAGGCCGTGGCCGAGAGCAAGGCCCGCTGGGGCGGGGCCATCGTCATCGACGTGCCTACGGCCGAGGTGCTGGCCTGGGCCGAGTACCCCTTCTTCAATCCAAACGCCTTCCGCGATGCGCCCTCCAAGCTCTGGCGCAGCGGCATGGCCATCGACGCCATGGAAATGGGCTCCTCCATCAAGCCGCTGGTCATGGCCGTGGCCCTGCAGGAACGGCTGGTGGCCAGGCAGGACCGCCTGTTCTGCGAGCATGGCAACTGGCGCGTGGGCCGCAACAGCATCCGGGACACGCATCCCTACGGGGAGCTGTCCATGAGCGAGATCATCCGCTACTCCTCAAACATCTGCACCGCCAAGCTGGGCCTGCAGGTGGGCAAGCAGAAGCTCCGGGACTACTTCGCCCGTCTGGGCTTTGGCCAGAAGGTGGGCCTGGGCCTGCCGGGCGAGGCCGCGGGCATCCTGCGGCCGGCAGGGGCGTGGAAGGAAATCGACACCGTCACCGCGTCCTTCGGGCAGGGCTTTTCGGTGACCATCCCCCAGTTGGCCAAGGCGTATCTGTGTCTGGCCTATGACGGCGTGCTGCGGCCCCTCAAGCTCATCAAGGAGCCGGCGCTGCAGGAGGACAGCCCGGGCGTGCGGGTGTTCGATCCCAGCGTCACCTGGGATGTGCTGAGCATGATGCAGGAAGTGGTGGAGCAGAACGGCACCGGCCGCAAGGCCAAGATCGACGGCGTGACCGTGGCCGGCAAGACCGGCACCGCCCAGAAAGCCCGGCCCACCGGCGGCTACGGCGGCGAGTACGAAGCCGTGTTCGTGGGGTTGCTGCCGGTGGAAAACCCCAAATATCTCATCGCAGTAGTGGTGGACGAACCCCAGACCAGCCATTACGGCGGCGTGGTGTCGGCACCGGCATTCCGGGAAATCGCCATCAAGACCATGGCCTCCATGGGCACGCTGCCCGAGGCCTCCTCCCTGTTGGCGGCTGGCAGCGAAGAAGAACCGCCCCTGGAGATGCTGGCCGAAGGGTTGATTCCCATGGCCCCGGCCTCCGGCCCCAGCGTGCGCCTGCCGGTGACCAGGGCCTCCATGGAGATCCCGCCTCCGGCTCCCGAGCCGCGTCTGCCCAGGGAACGCGAACCCATCGCCGTGGCCGAAGGGCAGGTGCCGGATTTCCGCGGCGCTTCCCTGCGCACAGCCATGGAATGGTTCGCCCGGTATGGCGTGCTGCCGGAAATCAAGGGGCAGGGGCTGGTGGTGTCGCGGCAGCAGCCGCCTCCCGGGTCGCCCTGGGATGTGAAGGACAAAAATGCACGCGCCAAGTGCGTGCTGTGGCTCGGCAAACACGGGGGGGCATCGTGA
- the cobT gene encoding nicotinate-nucleotide--dimethylbenzimidazole phosphoribosyltransferase, whose product MSDLLQQAVAGVTVPDPSLRPLAQARLDSLTKPQGSLGRLEEMAALLFRLQGGVLPVQVDPVRCLVMAGDHGVAGPDGPGVSLFPQAVTRQMVQNFVNGGAGVNVLCRSAGVALQVVDIGCAGGEFPPHPTLVQRKVAPGTANFLDGPAMTRAQCQRALEVGIELAQEAAAAGVRTLCLGEMGIGNTTAASALFAAFLGLDPAGVVGPGTGLSAYGIEKKIDVVRQALACHADVLRAGEPLGILAALGGLEIAGMAGLVLGGAASGMLVVVDGFIATAAYVAAQAFQPLVREYAIFAHASAEPGHQAIMQCIGGAPLLHLGMRLGEGTGAVLCCQVLRAAAAVINEMATFESAGVSGASG is encoded by the coding sequence ATGAGTGATTTGCTGCAGCAGGCCGTAGCCGGCGTGACCGTGCCGGACCCGTCCCTGCGTCCCTTGGCCCAGGCCCGATTGGACAGCCTCACCAAGCCGCAGGGAAGCCTGGGTCGGCTGGAAGAAATGGCCGCCTTGCTCTTCCGGCTGCAAGGCGGCGTGCTGCCTGTGCAGGTGGACCCGGTGCGGTGCCTCGTCATGGCGGGGGATCACGGTGTCGCCGGGCCGGACGGGCCGGGCGTGTCCCTTTTTCCCCAGGCTGTCACCCGGCAGATGGTGCAGAATTTCGTCAATGGCGGCGCGGGCGTGAATGTTCTGTGCCGTTCGGCGGGTGTCGCGCTGCAGGTGGTGGACATTGGATGCGCCGGCGGCGAATTCCCGCCGCATCCCACCCTCGTTCAGCGCAAGGTGGCCCCGGGCACCGCAAATTTCCTGGATGGTCCGGCCATGACCCGCGCCCAGTGCCAGCGCGCCCTGGAAGTTGGGATCGAACTGGCGCAGGAGGCCGCCGCCGCAGGCGTGCGCACCCTGTGCCTGGGGGAAATGGGCATCGGCAACACCACTGCCGCCTCGGCCCTGTTCGCCGCGTTCCTGGGGCTGGACCCGGCTGGCGTGGTCGGGCCGGGCACCGGTCTGAGCGCCTATGGCATCGAAAAGAAAATCGATGTGGTGCGCCAGGCCCTGGCCTGCCATGCGGACGTGTTGCGTGCCGGGGAGCCCCTGGGGATTCTTGCGGCGCTGGGCGGGCTGGAGATTGCCGGCATGGCCGGGCTGGTGCTTGGCGGCGCGGCCAGCGGCATGCTGGTGGTGGTGGACGGCTTCATCGCCACGGCGGCGTATGTGGCGGCTCAGGCCTTTCAGCCCCTGGTGCGGGAATACGCCATCTTTGCCCATGCCTCGGCAGAGCCGGGGCACCAGGCCATCATGCAATGCATTGGCGGCGCGCCGCTGCTGCACCTGGGCATGCGCCTGGGCGAAGGCACGGGGGCTGTGCTGTGCTGCCAGGTGCTGCGGGCCGCCGCGGCCGTCATCAATGAGATGGCCACCTTCGAAAGCGCAGGGGTCAGCGGCGCGTCGGGGTAG
- the rsmH gene encoding 16S rRNA (cytosine(1402)-N(4))-methyltransferase RsmH — protein sequence MAVQSPPRHVSVLVQEVLELLDPKPGGRYLDGTVGLGGHAWAVLDAVRKQGGRAELLGLDRDPQALALARERLAEFGDAVRLVHSPFSEFEDALDAAGWTELDGALLDVGVSSLQLDNPARGFSFLHDGPLDMRMNQHADDPSALELVNHASAEVLKEIIRDLGEEPLAGKIARAIASRRVRAPFETTADLAEAVSLAYPPQRRRMARNHPATRTFQGLRMAVNRELEELSAFLQRIVPRLKVGGHVAVISFHSLEDRLVKLAFREQAAGCDCGRTPPWCRCGKTPAVKVLTKKPIIPGEVEQAANSRARSAKLRAAERLSRSEGGQSA from the coding sequence ATGGCAGTGCAGTCGCCGCCTCGGCACGTTTCCGTGCTGGTGCAGGAGGTGCTGGAGCTGCTGGATCCCAAGCCGGGCGGCCGATACCTGGATGGCACCGTGGGGCTGGGCGGACACGCCTGGGCCGTGCTGGATGCCGTGCGGAAACAGGGCGGCCGGGCCGAGCTGCTGGGCCTGGATCGTGATCCGCAGGCCCTGGCCCTGGCCCGGGAGCGGCTGGCCGAGTTCGGCGATGCCGTGCGGCTGGTGCATTCACCCTTCAGCGAATTTGAAGACGCCCTGGACGCGGCAGGCTGGACCGAACTGGACGGCGCGCTGCTGGATGTGGGCGTTTCTTCCCTGCAGTTGGACAACCCCGCCCGCGGCTTCAGTTTTCTGCATGATGGCCCCCTGGACATGCGCATGAACCAGCACGCGGACGACCCCTCGGCCCTGGAGCTGGTGAATCACGCCAGTGCGGAGGTCCTCAAGGAGATCATCCGGGATCTGGGGGAAGAGCCCCTGGCCGGCAAGATCGCCCGGGCCATTGCGAGCCGTCGTGTCAGGGCGCCCTTTGAAACCACGGCAGATCTGGCCGAGGCGGTGTCGTTGGCCTACCCGCCGCAGCGCCGGCGCATGGCGCGCAACCATCCCGCCACCCGCACCTTTCAGGGGCTGCGCATGGCGGTGAATCGCGAACTGGAAGAGCTGAGCGCCTTTCTGCAGCGCATCGTACCCCGCCTGAAGGTGGGCGGGCACGTGGCGGTGATCAGTTTTCATTCCCTGGAAGACCGTCTGGTGAAGCTGGCTTTCCGGGAGCAGGCCGCCGGTTGCGATTGCGGCCGCACCCCGCCCTGGTGCCGGTGCGGCAAGACGCCGGCCGTGAAAGTGCTGACCAAAAAGCCGATCATCCCCGGCGAGGTCGAACAGGCAGCCAACAGCCGGGCCAGAAGCGCCAAGCTGCGGGCTGCCGAACGGTTGTCCCGATCCGAAGGCGGACAATCCGCCTGA